Proteins encoded within one genomic window of Gadus chalcogrammus isolate NIFS_2021 chromosome 6, NIFS_Gcha_1.0, whole genome shotgun sequence:
- the LOC130384914 gene encoding uncharacterized protein LOC130384914 codes for MWIPALFLLLGAVLNSYNLLATLGHPRPLQPSSLIIGLISSANVLLNATTLAMHVVESEHVLQRARLPLYLPVLLVVWLGTSAVSFWSVALLSTLYCVTVVRSSSPLLLTVRRNVGVVVRAGLTLMLVSSYLVFLPFLSLQRRPVPCSTHASNDPIALNTTNASQSLPQTALQNLQENVTCVSSVVGFPVRLNMYVYVASFISYMLLLPMCTMLPTSLRLVFFLFSHALSMKAHHGGVGSPDSYLLVCGVTVALVWVFICTLITITIFYIHSTYYSKLSADFLFYTFSFYCLASATLLSASNLPLRQRLQVLFCRPCAVQG; via the coding sequence ATGTGGATCCCTgcactctttctcctcctcggAGCGGTGCTGAACTCCTACAACCTGCTGGCCACGCTGGGCCATCCGCGCCCGCTGCAGCCGTCCTCTCTGATTATCGGCCTCATCTCTTCCGCCAACGTCCTGCTAAACGCTACCACCTTGGCCATGCATGTGGTGGAGTCTGAGCACGTGTTGCAACGCGCCCGCCTCCCGTTGTACCTGCcggtgctgttggtggtgtgGCTGGGCACGAGCGCGGTCAGCTTCTGGAGTGTGGCGCTGCTCAGCACGCTCTACTGCGTCACGGTGGTCCGCTCCTCCTCGCCGCTCCTCCTCACCGTCAGGAGGAACGTGGGAGTCGTGGTCCGTGCTGGGCTAACGCTGATGCTGGTCTCCTCCTACCTGGTGTTCCTCCCGTTCCTCAGCCTCCAGAGACGTCCCGTCCCGTGCTCGACCCACGCCTCAAACGACCCGATCGCGCTAAACACCACCAACGCCTCGCAGAGTCTCCCTCAGACGGCCCTTCAGAACCTCCAAGAAAACGTCACCTGCGTCTCCTCTGTTGTCGGGTTTCCTGTCCGGCTGAATATGTATGTCTATGTGGCCTCCTTCATCAGCTACATGCTCCTGCTCCCCATGTGTACCATGTTGCCTACATCTCTGCGCTtggtcttcttcctcttctcccacGCCCTGTCCATGAAGGCTCATCACGGCGGCGTCGGCAGCCCCGACTCCTACCTGCTGGTGTGTGGGGTGACGGTAGCCCTGGTGTGGGTCTTCATCTGCACGctgatcaccatcaccatcttcTATATCCATAGCACCTACTACTCCAAGCTCAGCGCGGACTTCCTGTTCTACACCTTCTCCTTCTACTGCCTAGCGTCCGCCACCCTCCTCTCGGCCTCCAACCTCCCGCTGAGGCAGCGCCTGCAAGTGCTGTTCTGCAGACCGTGCGCTGTCCAGGGATGA
- the gstt1a gene encoding glutathione S-transferase theta-1a: MELYLDLHSQPCRSVYLLAKRTGIPFTFKSVDLSAGQQFGEDFGKVSVVRKVPAMKDGDFILTESVAILQYMVEKFPQLVPGHWYPSDLQRRALVNEFLSWQHTALRAHGSKVFWFRAVVPVVTGVAVPKEKMDSALEDLKQTMDLFQSKFLKDSSFIAGEEVSLADLVAIVEIMQPVGTGLDVFEGQPALSAWRERVKKVIGEELFDEAHQSIMNVDCLAKTFQDNGMLEFLKPRINKMFT, encoded by the exons ATGGAGCTGTACCTGGACCTCCACTCACAGCCCTGCCGCTCCGTCTATCTCCTGGCCAAGAGGACCGGCATCCCCTTCACCTTCAAATCAGTGGACCTCTCTGCAG GTCAGCAGTTTGGGGAGGATTTTGGTAAAGTTAGTGTGGTGCGGAAGGTGCCAGCTATGAAAGACGGCGACTTTATCCTGAcagaaag cgtGGCTATCCTCCAGTACATGGTGGAGAAGTTCCCCCAGCTGGTCCCTGGTCACTGGTACCCCTCTGACCTCCAGCGTCGAGCCCTTGTCAACGAGTTCCTGTCCTGGCAGCACACCGCGCTGCGGGCCCATGGCTCAAAGGTCTTCTGGTTTAGG GCTGTGGTTCCCGTGGTAACAGGCGTGGCTGTTCCGAAGGAGAAGATGGACTCAGCGCTTGAGGACCTGAAGCAGACCATGGATTTGTTTCAGAGCAAGTTTCTAAAGGACAGCAGCTTCATCGCTGGGGAAGAGGTTTCCCTGGCAGACCTGGTGGCCATTGTTGAGATCATGCAG CCGGTTGGAACTGGTCTGGATGTGTTTGAGGGCCAGCCAGCACTGAGTGCCTGGAGAGAGCGTGTGAAGAAGGTGATCGGAGAGGAGCTGTTTGATGAAGCTCACCAAAGCATCATGAATGTGGACTGCCTGGCCAAAACCTTCCAGGACAACGGCATGCTGGAGTTCCTCAAGCCTCGCATCAACAAGATGTTCACCTGA